AACAGCGACCTCAAGGAAGAGGTGTATGTGCAGCAGCCGCCTGGCTTCGCTGTCGCCGAAGAAGAAGGAAAGGTCTACAACctacgcaaggccctctatggtcTACGGTAGGCTCTACATGCCTAGAATGCAAAGCTAGATGCCACGCTCAAGGACATGGGCTTCGAGCAGAGCACTCATGAGGCGGTGATGTACCGGTGGGGCAGTGGACGCTCTGTCCTGCTCGTCGGCGTCTACGTCAACGATCTCATCATCACCAGCGTGGAGGAACGTGAAGTGGAGGCGTTACAAATGAAGATCTTCAACATGAGTGACCTCGGCCTCCTCAGCTTCTACCTCGGCGTCGAGGTGCGCCAAGATGCCAGCAGCATCACCCTCCGTCAGACACACTACGGCAAGCGTATTCTAGAGCTCGGTGGTATGGTTGGCTGCAACCCTGCCCATACTCCAATGGAGGAACGACTGAGGCTTAGCAGACAGAGCACAACGGAGGAGGTCGACCCCACGCACTACCGGTGGCTCATCGGCAGTCTGCGCTATTTGGTGCACACTCGCCCAAACTTGGCGTTCGTCGTCGAGTTCATCAGTCGGTTCATGGAGCGGCCTATGTTGGAGCATCAACTAACTGTCAAGCGCATTCTCCGATATGTGGCTGGCACCCTCGACTTCGGTCTGCACTTCACCAAGGCGCCCGGCACCACACGGTTCGTTGGCTACTGCGACAGCGACCTCACCGGCGACATTGACacaagcaagagcacgagcggaaCATTGTTCTTCCTTGGCAACTGCTTGGTCAGTTGGCAATCCATCAAGCAAAAGGTGGTGGCACTTTCAAGCTGTGAAGCCGAGTACATTGCCATCACTACTGCTGCAACACAAGC
Above is a genomic segment from Miscanthus floridulus cultivar M001 chromosome 3, ASM1932011v1, whole genome shotgun sequence containing:
- the LOC136543779 gene encoding uncharacterized mitochondrial protein AtMg00810-like produces the protein MGFEQSTHEAVMYRWGSGRSVLLVGVYVNDLIITSVEEREVEALQMKIFNMSDLGLLSFYLGVEVRQDASSITLRQTHYGKRILELGGMVGCNPAHTPMEERLRLSRQSTTEEVDPTHYRWLIGSLRYLVHTRPNLAFVVEFISRFMERPMLEHQLTVKRILRYVAGTLDFGLHFTKAPGTTRFVGYCDSDLTGDIDTSKSTSGTLFFLGNCLVSWQSIKQKVVALSSCEAEYIAITTAATQALWLSRLLAELLDRHVEVVGLKVGSKSTLALAKNLVFHERSKHIKIKYYFIRSYQEDGSIKAEHIPTTDQLADIVTKSLGKAKFEEMRERIGLKQITSKAEHKAKGEK